GCGGGGCCGCCACCGTGAAACCGACTCATTTTGCCGGAAAATTGCTGCACTAGCCTCCCAAATATGGCTAGTGAAATCTCGAAAAACTTTGAAGGGgtagaagaagaaaggaagtagTGTTGAAAGCTGATGCCTTAAAGGGATTCAGTGGCCAATGTATTTATAGTAACGTCCCTAGGGAAGTAATTGCTTGTAAAGAGCTGTTTAAAGGACCAATTCAATTGGTCTGATTGATAACCAAAGACTAAAAATTATTAACAACTCTTAACAGCTGGATCTACCAATTATCATCTTATTAATTAAAGTCCATTTCTGGATCACTTTGAATATTTCCATAGTTTCTTTTTAGCAAGTAGTACCTGCTACACAGAAAATGGAGGAAAGCCAAGTGATTGCTATTTTTAAATATTTCCACCCTCTTGGCATTTTGGTTTTCATGAACACTGAGATATCATACAATTATTGGTCGTTTTGTGAGTTTCCTTGTTATTTCTATATACAGCTCTAACTAGTGTAATCTAATAAGTAAGGTATGGAGGACAGTATGTACCGAGACCTTACCCTACCTTGGGAAAGTAGAGAGACTATTTTCAATAGACCTTCGGCTCAATGAAAGATAAAAAAAAGAAATCGTAAACAACAAGTAGTAACACCAGCAATCCAACAAAAAAATCGAAGCGAAAGAAACATCAAATAGTTATAGAAATCTATTTATAACAAAATACAAGACAAACACTGCTACTACTGGTACGAATAAGGAAAACACTCGACTACCTAGCCTTCTATCTTAGttttcgacctccacaccttcctatcaattTGGATGTGAAGAAGGAAAATTAAACAATGCATGTTTTCTTGTAATATTAAGAATTTTTTCCCCTTCATTTTCATCAAGCAAAGTAAAATACTACTAAGTACTTTTCTTTTGCATGGAATTTTTGTTTTAGGGTCACCGGTGATGGCTAAAGAAATTACTTGTTGCCAACTGGAAATGAACATTTTATTTAATATTGATATGTTTCAGCAGTTAATACCGTGTCAGAAGAACCTTCTAATTTGTAGATTCATATGttagtttttagttttttttggccaaaattccTATCTTAAATAAGAGAATGATTGTTTGTGAGAAACTAGATGAGTTTTTAAAGTCCTATTTTGAGGTAACTAACGTGATTTCATAATGAGTTTAACTTATATGAATATACAGtgtttaataaaattttatattgACATAGTATATTTGCGCATTGTAGCAATAACTTGTTTTATTTTCAAGACTATAAATCTACCTTGTATGGAGAgggtttttttcttttgtttttgtttggTATCTCATGACTCGATGTTCCGGTGAGCTCGACTAATCCGGATTTAAATTGTAAAGTCCCAAATTTTGGGTAAAACACTCTCTACATGTGAGTTTATTTTCCGAGCTCGAATTCAAGACCTATAATTAAAGAGAGAGGATATTTTACTTAAGAATAGAAGGCACTTTATTTTCCACCCCATCACAACCGTGGATAATTATGGAAAGTTACTGGTAGAAAAGTGAAACCAATACTCCTATTAAGTATTATGTGGATATTATTTTCTCACAAGTGGGGTTCACGTATACCCTTTGACCGTTAGGTCAATactgaattaaaaataattattatttaaatttcACGTGGTAACTTCTTATTGACCAAAATTAAAATATCTAACCCATAAGAAAGGCCCATCCATATCTAACATTTTTTGTACTAACCCACTTTAAACACTAACCCGATTCGAACAAAAAGTTCAACTAAAAAAAAGAGGCCCCACTTCTATTAAACTCCGTAGAACAAAAGCTCCATGGAAGTTGCAGCAAATATATAGACGCAAACTTACTAtgtggttttttttttttctatttatggCATCCAGTTCAATTTGCATGATAGACACAAATTACATTATATTCAAGATGAGTTTAATTTAATCATTTTCACATAACAGAATGATCTCAAAGTGATTGTTTGGAAGATATCATAAACCGTTGGACTACCCCTAGTTTTCCGTCCCACATTATTGTCAAAAAATTCATTGGCTCATTCATGCTAGGCTTTTCTTGTTTGTTTAATTTTTTCATGAACCTTTATTTAATGATAATGTTATACATGAGATTAATCAAGAAAATGAACACATGTAAATCCATGGTTTAGATGGAAGTGGGGCGTCatttttttatttaaactttTTATTCGGGTCAGATTAATGTTTGGGGTGGATAAGTCCGAAAAACGGGTAGATATGGGTGGGTCTTTCTAATAGGTTAGATGTTTTAATTTCGACGAATAAGAAGTTGCCACAtgaaatttaaataattatttttaaattcagCATTGACCTAACGGTTAAAGGGTATAAGTGAACAAAAAAGGTGGATGGAAGATATTTTTAGCCCAATAAGTGAATGGGGGAGGTATTTTTTGACCTTTTTCAATAGTTTCACTAGCATTTTTGACCCTTCCCGAATATAAAAAGTACACGAGAGGTACGTGTATTACTTATATATGTCTTGAACTTCTTTTACCTTAAAACTATTAAAGGTCTTAAAATAATTATTGGTattttcattttcaattttttttatataaggaTAAGACTTATTTATTTGTTTACCGAGTggaaaaagcaaaaagaaaaaacagTGAATATAACGAAATTGATCTTCTTATTGATTTGTGCACAAAGTACACCAAGGTATTACAAGAAAACAACTTGCAATAACTAATAGGAAATGAATAAAACGAGGACATCCTCAATACAACAATAAATTACGAAAAAACAAACTCTATCTATGAAGAATCAAAGTTATTGTAGCCTTTTCCACGTGGATGCACTAGAGAACAATGTGCAATAAGAATCAATCCTTCAACTGAAAAATTGAAtatcttattccataaattaattGCTTTGTGCCATTGATgtttgaatcttttgctcaagAAGCCAGCATTTATTTTGTCCTTCAAATTAAAATCTGAAAACAAACAATGAAATATAAGATTAGAACTTAattcaaagaaaaggaaaagaaaaagttgATTTCATATGGAAAAGAAATACTCAATTTAAACGGCTACTCACTTGATTGATTATGGAGAATGGCTGAGCTCCTAGAAATATTTAGTAGTGCATTGGAGGTGGCGGAGAAGCATAAATGTATACTGGCGGAGGTGGTGATTTCACGGGTGGAAGAGGTGAGCTGTAGTAATAGGGAGGAGGAGGAGACTTTACTGGTGGAGGTGAAGAGTGGTAATAGTATGGAGGTGGAGGAGAAGACGACGGTGGAGGAGGGGACTTGTAGTAATAGGGTGGTGGCGGTGATGGAGATGGTGGTGGTGGAGACTTGTAATAATAGGGTGGTGGCGGTGATGGCGATGGAGGTGGTGGTGATTTATAGTAATAGGGTGGTGGAGGAGATGGTGATGGTGGTGGAGGAGACTTGTAGTAATAGGTCGGGGGTGGTGATGGAGATGGTGGAGGAGGAGACTTATAGTAATAAGGTGGGGGTGGTGATGGGGAAGATGGTGGTGGTGACTTATAGTAGTACGGTAGTGGGGGTGATGGTGATGGGGATGGTGGCGACTTGTAGTAATATAGAGGAGGAGGAGAATGTGATGGCGGTGGAGGAGATTTGTAATAGTAAGGAAATGGAGGTGACGGCGATGGGGGTGGTGGTAATTTATAATAGTATACATGTGCAGGTTTTGGTGATGGTGGAGGTGGAGACTTGTAATAATAAGGTGGGGGTGGTGATGGGGATGGCGGTGGTAGTGACTTATAGTAGTATGGTGGTGGAGGTGATGGCGATAGGGGTGGTGGCGACTTGTAGTAAtatggaggaggaggagaagatgATGGTGGTGGAGGGGATTTATAATAGTAAGGAGGTGGAGGCGGTGGTGATTTATAATAGTATACAGGGGCAGGTTTTGGTGATGGTGGAGGTGGAGACTTGTAGTAGTAATAAGGAGATGGTGGAGACTTAGTTGGTGGTGGCGAAGATTTGTAAACGTATGTCGGGGTTGGGGGAGGTGGTGACTTGTAAACATATGTTGGTGATGGAGGAGGTGGTGACTTGTAAATATAAGTCGGCGATGGAGGTGGAGGAGATTTGTAGTAGTATGGAGTAGGCGTAGGCATAGGTTTTGTGCATTTTGCATAAGGTGTCTTAGAGCCATAAGCAAATGGTTTTGCATAAAGTACAACTTCATAATGGTTCTTTGACTTCACTTTAAGGTTAGCACCTTTTACTCCCCAATGAAGATTTGTAGGAATGTCACAATTTGAATCCTTTGGAGCATTGTGTAGTTTAGCCTTGCAAgcctttgctccgtatttggcaTATTCAAATCCTTTAACAGTAATGTTGAATTTGCCGTTGATCTTTGTGGtaccataactcacaatattctTGTCACCAGCCTTACAAGTTACCTTAACAACGGCACCTAATTCATGTaaaaaaagaataatatattaataaacaataaaataattaagCATCTAACATATATTTCCCGACCTTAGaaccaaaatttatttttcataataTAAAACTAACTCTTCGATCACATGttaaaaactatttttttctaaCTTTACTTAATTATTCTTATTCCTTTTTATTAATAAAGCAACAAAAAGGAAAATATatagttaaataattttttgattATAAGTTAAAAGTAAATAAAGAGAGTGGGCATGGTATAAAAATGGTACCTTTTAGGTGTTTCTTGTTATGAGACTTTTCTGGGTATTTTAAATCATAGCATCTAAAACAATAGACCTTTCCGACAACCTTGACCACCAAATGATGATGTGGAGGATAGTAATGAGTAGGTGGTGGCGGTGAAGTGTAATAGTATGATGGGGGAGAAGACTTCTTTGGTGGTGGTGGGGAGGTGTAGTAGTATGGAGTTGGAGGTGACTTTACTGGTGGTGGTGGGGAAGAGTAGTGGTATGGTGGCGGTGGTGATTTATTTGGTGGTGGTGGAGAAGAGTAGTAATATGGTGGAGGAGGTGATTTCTTGGGTGGTGGTGGTGAGAAATAGTAATATGGTGGAGGAGGAGACTTAACTGGTGGCGGTGGGGAACTATAGTGATATGGGGGAGGAGGTGATTTCTTGGGTGGTGGTGGTGAGGAATAGTAATATGGTGGAGGAGGAGACTTAACTGGTGGTGGTGGGGAAGTATAGTGATATGGTGGCGGGGGTGATTTCTTTGGTGGTGGCGGTGAGGAATAATAATATGGTGGAGGAGGAGACTTTACTGATGGTGGTGGAGAACTGTAATAGTATGGGGGAGGAGGTGACTTAGCAGGTGGTGGTGGAGACTTATAGTAGTATggtgatggtggtggtggtgatgGAGGAGGCGGAGACTTGTAATAGTAAGGTGGCGGAGGTGAAGGTGAAGGTGAAGGAGTTGGTGGAGATTTATAGTAGTATGGTGGAGGAGGTGAAGGAGAAGGTGGTGGTGGAGACTTATAATAGTAAGGTGGAGGTGGTGATGGCAAGGGTGGTGGCGGAGATTTATAATAATATGGTGGTGGAGGTGATGGTGAAGGTGGAGGTGGCGACTTATAATAATATAGAGGTGGTGGCGAATGTGATGGTGGAGGAGGAGATTTGTACACATACGGGGGCGGGGGAGATGGCGAAGGAGGAGGTGGTGATTTATACACATAAGGCAGTGGGGGTGAAGGTGATGGAGGTGGAGGAGACTTATACACATATGGTGGCGGGGGAGATGGCGAAGGAGGAGGTGGTGATTTATACACATATGGTGGCGGGGGAGAAGGTGATGGAGGAGGTGTAGATTTGTACACATAAGGTGGTGGCGGAGAAGGAGACGGAGGTGGTGGTGACTTGTACTCGTATGCTGGAGGTGGTGGAGAAGAATATATATAAGGATCTGCTGACACTACATTAGCAACCGCCAATATGGCCAATGCCACTAAGATTTGTGGCAAATATCGACGACCCTTGGCGGGGCCGCCACCGTGAAACCGACTCATTTTGCCGGAAAGTTTCTGCACTAGCCTCCCAAATATGGCTAGTGAAATCTCGAAAAACTTTGAAGGGgtagaagaagaaaggaagtagTGTTGAAAGGTGATGCCTTAAAAGGGATTCAGTGGCCAATGTATTTATAGTAACGTTCCTAGGGAAGTAATTGCTTGTAAAGAGCTGTTTAAAGGACCAATTCAATTGGTCTGATTGATAATCAAAGACTAAAAATTATTAACAACTCTTAACAGCGGGATCTTCCAATTATCATCTTATGAATTAAAGTCCATTTCTCGATCACTTTGAATATTTCCATAGTTTCTTTTTAGCAAGTAGTTGTTACCTGCTACACAGAAAATGGAGGAAAGAGTGATtgctatttttaaatatttacacACTCTTGGCATTTTGGTTTTCATGAACACTGAGATATCATACAGTTATTGGTCGTTTTGTGAGTTTCCTTGTTATTTCTATATACAGCTCTAACTAGTAGAGTACTTTGGTTGACTTTCGAtttattacaacaacaacaaacctagtgtaATCTCATAAGTAGAGTATGGATGACAGTgtgtgtcacacctcctttttcccgagggggagattgaggagtttttccaattaaagtgacattaatcgaaatgagattatttatttatttcagagtcgccacttggaataatttatggtgtcccaagtcaccggtttattttaaatcccaaatcgaggaaattgactcttatttatggtctgcgaacacagaaaaccgggtaaggaattttgttaacccgggagaaggtgtgaggcactcctgagttccgtggttttagcacggtcgctcaactattaataattggcctaattatctgatttattacatatttaaagcctattgtgcatttttactttttaaccgcttttaattatttatgaaattatttctggaacaagtcacgatgtcgtacacttgtcattttggcaCACATTGTGAATCACGTCAcatgaaacgcacccgcgacttacaacatgtttatttttattattatttgaagttatggtcgagtcacgtgaaacgcacactcgaattggggaattgtgtatcatgactatgtcatgggaaccgtacccatagtcacgatgatttattaatcgcgcctaaagcaactagcgCGTGTTCGTGAGTTATTCAACTTTTCCTAAAATTTGCGATTTTCATGTGAAAGTATATAACTATAGGGTTATTTGGAGATAAAGTACACCAACCAGGGTAAATTTGGAAGCTGACATACGTGGGCTGTCAGAATATTGAAGACTTAAGAATCTTTCTTCGATTGAATTAACCTAATGAGTGGGTTGCTTTCTTATCTATTTCAATGAGAATTCTTCTCAAGATAACATTACCGTGGATTAAGATCAATCGGCCTCCAACATTTTCAAACACAAACAAAATTGGGTTTAGAAATGCAGCCTAAGACGTGATAGCCTTTTAGAAATGGCCAAAATCCATCCGGGGCCTAGGAATGGCTCTCTCATGTCTATTTCCTTTCAAACCAAAGGTCAATTAAGCCACACATGGAGAAGGAAAATCACGAAATGCATGAAAGTCAATACAAACAAAAGCTAAACCCAATGCATAATATTTCAATTCTGTCAAAACACATAGCCAAAGAGATTACATCTATTGTATTATGGCCTTAGATTACATGAATTACAGCAGTAGCTAATCTAAGACACTTGCCAAATTAGTTTGCTGTCCAAAGTGTTAGAATCACAGTTTTCTCACTACTTGGGGCTAACTTCGCATTACAAGCATATACAAGGAAAGATGACAGAATCACAAACTGAATTCAACATAAACTCATGTAATTTTAACAAAACAAGTTAAGTAAACTCAGAAATCAATAGGCCAAATGACATATCCAGGATCCAAATCAGAAAAATCTGGGTATATGAATAAATGGAGGGGGGGGGTCTGTTCTCTATAGAGAAATTTAGCCACTTAAGAGAGATAATCATACGACTCACCATACGACAGCCGAAAAATAATGAGCTAAACATGAAACATATTCAACGTGGTATTGCTCAAGATCCGAGATAACTCAGAGACTGGACTCAATCATATCCAAGCAAATAGAATCAAAACAAAAATGACGCAAACTTTGGTGAAGAAACATAACAGGAAGAGGGATGAACATTCATATAAAGAATCAAGTCATTTTACAGTAATAACCTATTATAATATGCTAGTTCAGAATGAACAATAGAAACATGTCGATAAGAGAAATCCAAATCTACGGCATGACTGTTGAAAATAACCCCATTCATTTAAAGTTCAAAAATATTCAAGACATCATTATATACGCCAAGatatagaaataagagaaaatAAGCAAATAACGCCAACATTCATGACACAGAATCTGCAGAAAAGAAGGATAGAATTCGAAATGTGACCTCTTAAATGATAAGCAGAACTACAATGAAGAAAATGACGTCCGAACAAGGACTTCAGCAAAAACCTTCTTGAGCAGCAGCGAACTCAACAACTTCCCAATCGAACTCCAGTTTTCAACTCAAAATCCAGATTGGAAAAGAAGGGACGGAATTTTTTTTCGAATTTTTAGAcagtaattgaaataaaatggaaAAGAAGAAGACTGAACatgtttttttttgtatttttttttgttctGAAACTAAACAAAATAATCAAAAAGAAGATCCACCGCTAAGAAGGAAAAGAACGTTTTTAAAACCCTAGCTTTTCTTTCCGATTTTTCTCTTTGAAAAATTTTTGTTCCCAAAAAAAGAGACCCCTAAGAAATCCCTTAACCTCCCTATATATACCCAAACCAGAAATTTTCATACCTATTTTCTTCAAGTTGTGCCCTAAAATTCCTCTTTCCGTCTGAAAAATCCGCGAGAATCCGATTCTCTTTCTTGTGAACCAAATCGGACAAATGGAGGTCTAGGATCTTGAATCTCTCAGATCCTACGACCACCATTCATCCGAGATTGTTCTCAATACAAAAAGCGTATAAAGCCTAAGGGAGAGAAGAATCTTTTCTGTCAGAGGTCGTTACGGGACGGGTGACGTGGAGGAGGGAGGGTGAAGGAACCACGTGCGTGAGTTGGAGGGAGAGTGAACTCGCTTGAGTTCAAGCGAGTTCGGTCGACGGAGGAAGAGAAAAAGAGGTGGGCGCCGCTTAGCTCTGAATTTAGGTTTAGGGTTCTGGGGGGGAGGCATTATAATGGCCCTTTTATATGGGGGGTGAGAGTGGACTGCACCCGTTGGATGGAGAGGGATTGAATGGTCGAGATCGATCCGTCCAAAACGACGTCGTTCGCACTTAGTTGTGAGACTGGACCGGGTGAGGGGTTGGGCCTGGCGGAATTCAGGTGGTTGTTTGGGCCAAATTGTTTTGGCCAAGATTTAAACCCAAACCGAATttccttctcttttctttttcttgattttgaATTCTAATTGATTAATTAAAACCTAAATTAAGTCTTAAATTAATCTAATTTGTAGAAATAATCCTAGTTAGCTATtttaccataattaattaatttagactAATGAAGGAAAAATTACTTAATTTGCAATTAAAagctaaaaattcaaaaatgacccatattttgtgattttctgtttaataatgcaattaacttatgtaattaaatcctaaGTGCAATTAAGACCTAAAATGTTATGCATGAAATACTTTAGACTTTTTGGTATTTTCTCATGATTTAAAAATgttaaatatgcaaataaatgcAAGCAACAATTAACCAAAAATCCCTACAAATTGTGTAaaacctaaaacaattaagaaactctctatttgtgaatttttgtaggaatattttagtcgggcaaaaatcatgtgctcacagctgcccctcttttcttggaaacacgaagagttttcgggcaaagatacaTTGAGCAAacacgagcgatttttgaccgCTTGCATACTCCATAGAAGCATTTTGAAAgcgtttgaccgaaccttgcttccgaggttgcctacatatcctcggCTAtggaggaatcaggtcagtgtagttctggaaatTTTGGTAGCTGGAATTACCGAGAAGCTGTGTTTCactgttgctgctgctgctgctctttcttgctgagctccttattacaccaaagtcaaaatgaaaaagaaactaagtaagcctatcagctacgagttacaagattcctatctatgagtcttctgaagcttgatcttgaatcttgaaTGGTTATTCATGCGGACTTTTGACTTGAACCTTGAtgtttgctagctgcaggtgctagttctctcttcttcagcttttcggatcaagacgggacatgcaaagcttgtgacttcagccatgtcttgagcagttcacatctttcatcggcttctgcattttggattcaccctttttcttttattctggattgagacttcttcctttggttatctcggactgtcagctcgcattcttgaggcgaacttttgctacttctaacttgaattgaattcttaagtgacttccctcgttctccaggtgggcgcctgatgactttaaactgaaatgaattccctcgttctccaggtgggcgcctgatgacctaaaaacttgaaatatattccctcattctccaggtgggcgcctgatgacttaaaaactttgaaataaattccctcattctccagatgggcgcctgatgacctaaaaacttgaaatatattccctcattctccaggtgggcgcctgatgacttaaaaacttgaaataaattccctcattctccaggtgggcgcctgatgacttaaaaacttgagataaattccctcattctccaggtgggcgcctgatgacttaaaaacttaaaataaatttcctcattctccaggtgggcgcctgatgacctaaaaacttgaaatatattcctcattctctaggtgggcgcctgatgacttaaaaacttaaaataaattccctcattctccag
The DNA window shown above is from Nicotiana tomentosiformis chromosome 8, ASM39032v3, whole genome shotgun sequence and carries:
- the LOC104094473 gene encoding extensin-2-like, with translation MSRFHGGGPAKGRRYLPQILVALAILAVANVVSADPYIYSSPPPPAYEYKSPPPPSPSPPPPYVYKSTPPPSPSPPPPYVYKSPPPPSPSPPPPYVYKSPPPPSPSPPLPYVYKSPPPPSPSPPPPYVYKSPPPPSHSPPPLYYYKSPPPPSPSPPPPYYYKSPPPPLPSPPPPYYYKSPPPPSPSPPPPYYYKSPPTPSPSPSPPPPYYYKSPPPPSPPPPSPYYYKSPPPPAKSPPPPYYYSSPPPSVKSPPPPYYYSSPPPPKKSPPPPYHYTSPPPPVKSPPPPYYYSSPPPPKKSPPPPYHYSSPPPPVKSPPPPYYYFSPPPPKKSPPPPYYYSSPPPPNKSPPPPYHYSSPPPPVKSPPTPYYYTSPPPPKKSSPPSYYYTSPPPPTHYYPPHHHLVVKVVGKVYCFRCYDLKYPEKSHNKKHLKGAVVKVTCKAGDKNIVSYGTTKINGKFNITVKGFEYAKYGAKACKAKLHNAPKDSNCDIPTNLHWGVKGANLKVKSKNHYEVVLYAKPFAYGSKTPYAKCTKPMPTPTPYYYKSPPPPSPTYIYKSPPPPSPTYVYKSPPPPTPTYVYKSSPPPTKSPPSPYYYYKSPPPPSPKPAPVYYYKSPPPPPPYYYKSPPPPSSSPPPPYYYKSPPPLSPSPPPPYYYKSLPPPSPSPPPPYYYKSPPPPSPKPAHVYYYKLPPPPSPSPPFPYYYKSPPPPSHSPPPLYYYKSPPSPSPSPPLPYYYKSPPPSSPSPPPPYYYKSPPPPSPSPPPTYYYKSPPPPSPSPPPPYYYKSPPPPSPSPPPPYYYKSPPPPSPSPPPPYYYKSPPPPSSSPPPPYYYHSSPPPVKSPPPPYYYSSPLPPVKSPPPPVYIYASPPPPMHY